In Quercus lobata isolate SW786 chromosome 12, ValleyOak3.0 Primary Assembly, whole genome shotgun sequence, a genomic segment contains:
- the LOC115972341 gene encoding probable copper-transporting ATPase HMA5, with protein sequence MAAKLIALACFRSEGYGDLSPRPHYPSMPSYPKGKGVSTQESSSVEQGSSPPEAKAATFSVFGMTCSACAGSVEKAVKRLPGIREAVVDVLNNKAQVLFYPTFVNEETIRETIEDVGFEATLIEDQMNERAIQVCRIHINGMTCTSCSSTIESALQAIHGVQKAQVALATEEAEVQYDPKIVNYTQILEAIEDTGFEAILISSGEDISKIALKVDGFRTDHSLRIIEESLQALPGVQDINVSPELNKISLSYKPDMTGPRNFINVIESTGSKRFKARIYPEGGVRETHRKDEIKQYYRSFMWSLIFTIPVFLTSMVFMYIPGIKNAFDTKVVNMLSVGMVLRWVLSTPVQFIIGRRFYIGAYKALRHGSANMDVLIALGTNAAYFFSVYSVLRAATSKDFKGTDFFETSAMLISFILLGKYLEVLAKGKTSAAIAKLMDLAPETAILLTVDSEGNVVNEEEIDSRLIQKNDVIKIIPGAKVASDGFVIWGQSHVNESMITGEARPVAKRKGDTVIGGTVNENGALHIKATRVGSESALSQIVRLVESAQLAKAPVQKFADRISKFFVPLVIILSFSTWLAWFLAGKFHWYPKSWIPSSLDSFELALQFGISVMVIACPCALGLATPTAVMVGTGVGASEGVLIKGGKALESAHKVNCIVFDKTGTLTVGKPVVVNRKLLKNMLLQEFLELTAATEVNSEHPLAKAVVEYAKKFREDEENPAWPEARDFVSITGHGVKAIVRNKEIIVGNKSLMLSHNIAIPMDAEEILAEAERMAQTGILVSIDREVVGVLAISDPLKPGAEEAISILKSMKIKSIMVTGDNWGTANSIAKEVGIETVFAEAKPEQKSEKVKDLQASGYIVAMVGDGINDSPALVAADVGMAIGAGTDIAIEAADIVLMKSNLEDVITAIDLSRRTFFHIRLNYIWALGYNLLGIPIAAGVLFPSTGFRLPPWIAGAAMAASSVSVVCCSLLLKYYKRPEKLDNLEIRGIRIE encoded by the exons ATGGCTGCCAAGTTGATAGCTTTGGCTTGCTTTCGCAGCGAAGGCTATGGCGATCTCTCGCCCAGGCCACACTATCCCTCCATGCCCAGTTACCCAAAAGGCAAGGGCGTGTCTACGCAAGAGAGCAGCAGCGTGGAGCAGGGTTCGTCGCCGCCTGAAGCCAAGGCTGCGACCTTCTCTGTTTTCGGAATGACATGCTCTGCATGCGCTGGATCGGTCGAGAAAGCCGTCAAAAGGCTTCCGGGGATACGTGAGGCCGTCGTTGATGTCTTGAACAACAAGGCACAGGTCCTCTTTTATCCTACTTTCGTCAAT GAGGAGACCATTCGTGAAACAATTGAAGATGTTGGATTTGAAGCCACATTGATTGAAGATCAGATGAATGAAAGAGCCATTCAAGTATGTCGAATACATATAAATGGAATGACTTGCACATCTTGCTCCTCCACTATCGAATCAGCTTTACAAGCAATTCATGGTGTACAGAAGGCTCAAGTGGCCTTGGCAACTGAAGAAGCAGAAGTTCAATATGATCCAAAGATTGTGAACTACACCCAGATATTGGAAGCCATAGAAGACACTGGATTTGAAGCCATACTTATTAGTTCAGGGGAAGACATAAGCAAGATAGCACTCAAAGTTGATGGTTTTCGTACTGATCATTCCCTGAGAATTATTGAGGAGTCTCTTCAAGCACTTCCAGGTGTTCAGGATATAAACGTATCTCCAGAACTCAACAAAATATCCCTTTCCTACAAACCTGATATGACAGGACCTAGAAATTTCATTAACGTGATTGAGTCAACCGGGTCAAAACGTTTCAAGGCTAGAATATATCCTGAAGGAGGAGTAAGGGAAACTCATAGAAAGGATGAAATTAAGCAATATTATAGATCCTTTATGTGGAGTCTGATTTTTACAATTCCCGTCTTTCTAACTTCCATGGTTTTTATGTATATTCCTGGAATAAAGAATGCATTTGATACCAAAGTTGTCAATATGCTGAGTGTTGGAATGGTTTTAAGGTGGGTGCTATCAACTCCAGTGCAATTCATCATAGGCCGGCGATTCTACATTGGGGCCTACAAAGCGCTACGCCATGGTTCTGCTAATATGGATGTTTTGATTGCCTTAGGAACAAATGCAGCCTACTTCTTTTCTGTCTACTCTGTATTGAGAGCTGCTACCTCTAAAGATTTCAAGGGTACTGATTTCTTTGAGACTAGTGCAATGCTTATCTCATTTATTCTACTTGGGAAGTACTTAGAGGTTTTGGCTAAGGGAAAGACATCTGCAGCTATTGCCAAACTTATGGACTTGGCACCTGAGACAGCAATATTGTTAACCGTGGATAGTGAAGGAAACGTCgtgaatgaagaagaaattgacAGTCGGTTGATACAAAAGAATGatgtaattaaaattattcCTGGAGCGAAAGTAGCTTCAGATGGTTTTGTTATCTGGGGTCAAAGCCACGTAAATGAGAGTATGATAACAGGAGAAGCACGGCCAGTTGCAAAAAGGAAGGGTGACACAGTGATTGGAGGCACTGTGAATGAGAATGGTGCGTTGCACATAAAAGCAACAAGAGTAGGATCAGAAAGTGCTCTTTCACAGATTGTTCGACTTGTTGAATCGGCCCAGTTGGCTAAAGCTCCTGTTCAGAAGTTTGCCGATCGCATTTCTAAATTCTTTGTGCCCCTG GTCATTATACTTTCATTTTCAACTTGGCTTGCCTGGTTTTTAGCTGGAAAGTTCCATTGGTACCCAAAATCTTGGATTCCATCTTCCCTGGACAGCTTTGAGCTTGCACTCCAGTTTGGGATATCAGTCATGGTCATAGCCTGCCCTTGTGCTCTAGGTCTAGCAACACCCACTGCCGTTATGGTTGGCACTGGAGTTGGTGCATCTGAAGGTGTACTTATCAAAGGGGGTAAAGCATTAGAAAGTGCACATAAG GTAAACTGCATTGTATTTGACAAGACGGGAACTCTCACAGTTGGAAAGCCTGTTGTCGTTAACAGAAAACTCTTGAAAAATATGTTACTGCAAGAATTCTTAGAACTTACAGCTGCAACTGAG GTGAACAGTGAGCACCCATTAGCGAAGGCCGTAGTTGAGTATGCCAAGAAATTCCGAGAAGATGAAGAGAACCCTGCCTGGCCAGAAGCACGAGACTTTGTTTCCATTACTGGCCATGGGGTGAAGGCCATTGTCCGGAACAAGGAAATAATTGTAGGAAACAAGAGCTTGATGTTGAGCCACAACATTGCAATTCCAATGGATGCCGAAGAGATACTAGCAGAAGCTGAAAGGATGGCCCAAACTGGGATTCTAGTATCCATTGATAGGGAAGTGGTAGGAGTTCTAGCCATATCTGATCCACTGAAACCAGGTGCAGAAGAAGCTATTTCCATACTGAAGTCTATGAAAATTAAGAGCATCATGGTGACAGGCGATAATTGGGGAACTGCCAATTCCATTGCCAAAGAAGTTGGAATTGAAACTGTTTTTGCAGAAGCCAAACCTGAGCAGAAATCAGAGAAAGTAAAGGATCTGCAG GCTTCAGGCTACATTGTTGCAATGGTGGGGGATGGCATAAATGACTCACCAGCCCTCGTGGCTGCAGATGTTGGAATGGCAATTGGTGCTGGCACAGACATTGCTATCGAGGCAGCAGACATTGTTCTCATGAAGAGCAACTTGGAGGATGTCATAACTGCCATTGACCTTTCCCGGAGAACCTTCTTCCATATCCGGCTGAACTATATTTGGGCTTTAGGATATAATCTGCTTGGCATCCCAATTGCTGCTGGGGTTCTATTCCCATCCACTGGATTCAGGTTACCCCCATGGATTGCAGGAGCTGCAATGGCAGCCTCTTCTGTAAGTGTTGTTTGCTGCTCTCTTCTGTTGAAATATTACAAGAGGCCCGAGAAGCTGGACAACCTTGAGATACGTGGAATAAGGATAGAGTGA